A region of Acidobacteriota bacterium DNA encodes the following proteins:
- a CDS encoding type II toxin-antitoxin system VapC family toxin: MVIDTSALLAILQDEPERRAFNEAIEAADTRAMSMANFVETSIVLESRYGAEGIRDLDLFIERAAIELVAVTLPQGHAARRAFARYGKGRHPAGLNFGDCFAYALATERSEPLLFKGGDFGKTDVFR; this comes from the coding sequence CGCGCTGCTGGCCATCCTGCAAGACGAGCCGGAGCGGCGCGCCTTCAATGAGGCAATTGAGGCGGCGGACACCCGCGCCATGTCGATGGCCAACTTCGTGGAGACCTCGATCGTGCTCGAATCCCGCTACGGCGCGGAAGGCATCCGTGACCTGGACCTGTTCATCGAACGGGCGGCCATCGAACTGGTGGCTGTCACGCTGCCCCAGGGACACGCCGCGCGCCGCGCGTTCGCGCGCTACGGCAAGGGTCGCCATCCAGCGGGGCTGAACTTCGGTGACTGCTTCGCGTATGCGTTGGCCACCGAGCGAAGTGAGCCACTGCTCTTCAAGGGCGGCGACTTCGGCAAGACTGACGTCTTCCGTTGA